One Spinacia oleracea cultivar Varoflay chromosome 4, BTI_SOV_V1, whole genome shotgun sequence DNA segment encodes these proteins:
- the LOC110801923 gene encoding tryptophan synthase beta chain 1, with protein MALASSTAATLTTRTSSSLAKPYQPTTTTTAAFNLSLQSPSKSLRISPNRHSICCVMAPDMASKAAASVAEEERDLSVFQRPDSFGRFGKFGGKYVPETLMYALSELETAFRSLSSDHDFQKELDGILRDYVGRETPLYFAERLTEHYKLANGQGPDIYLKREDLNHTGAHKINNAVGQALLAKKLGKKRIIAETGAGQHGVATATVCARFGLQCIIYMGAQDMERQALNVFRMRLLGAEVRAVHSGTATLKDATSEAIRDWVTNVETTHYILGSVAGPHPYPMMVRDFHAVIGKETRKQALEKWGGKPDVLVACVGGGSNAMGLFHEFVEDKDVRLIGVEAAGFGLDSGKHAATLTLGEVGVLHGAMSYLLQDDDGQIIEPHSISAGLDYPGVGPEHSYLKDLGRAEYFSVTDEEALEAFKRLSRLEGIIPALETSHALAYLEQLCPTLPNGTKVVLNCSGRGDKDVHTAIKHLKM; from the exons ATGGCCTTGGCATCAAGCACAGCAGCAACTCTTACTACCAGAACCTCGTCATCCCTCGCAAAACCCTACCAacccaccaccactaccaccgcCGCCTTCAATCTATCTCTTCAATCGCCGTCGAAATCCCTTAGAATCTCCCCAAATCGTCATTCAATTTGCTGTGTTATGGCCCCAGATATGGCTTCCAAGGCGGCGGCTTCGGTGgcggaggaggagagagatttgAGCGTATTTCAACGGCCTGATTCTTTTGGAAGGTTTGGTAAATTTGGGGGCAAGTATGTGCCGGAAACCCTAATGTATGCCCTTTCTGAGCTTGAAACCGCATTCCGCTCTCTATCCAGCGATCATGATTTTCAG AAAGAACTAGACGGGATACTGAGGGATTATGTGGGGAGAGAAACTCCTCTCTACTTCGCAGAACGCCTTACTGAGCATTACAAGCTTGCTAATGGTCAAGGGCCTGACATATACCTAAAGAGGGAAGATTTGAACCACACTGGTGCCCACAAAATCAATAATGCTGTTGGTCAAGCTTTGCTTGCCAAGAAATTAGGAAAGAAACGTATCATTGCTGAAACTGGAGCTGGTCAACATGGAGTTGCAACTGCTACCGTGTGTGCTAGGTTTGGCTTGCAGTGTATTATTTACATGGGAGCACAAGACATGGAAAGACAAGCTTTGAATGTTTTCCGTATGCGTCTTCTTGGTGCTGAG GTCAGAGCTGTCCATTCTGGCACAGCCACTCTGAAGGATGCTACATCTGAAGCGATAAGGGATTGGGTAACAAATGTGGAGACAACGCATTATATTTTGGGGTCTGTTGCTGGCCCGCATCCGTACCCCATGATGGTTAGAGACTTCCATGCAGTGATTGGTAAAGAAACTAGGAAACAGGCATTGGAGAAATGGGGTGGCAAGCCAGATGTGTTGGTTGCATGTGTTGGAGGAGGTTCTAATGCCATGGGACTCTTCCATGAGTTTGTTGAggacaaagatgttaggttgATCGGTGTTGAGGCTGCCGGGTTTGGCTTAGATAGTGGCAAGCATGCAGCTACTTTGACTCTAGGGGAGGTTGGAGTGTTGCATGGAGCGATGAGCTATCTATTGCAGGATGATGATGGTCAGATTATAGAGCCTCACTCAATTAGTGCAGG CTTGGACTACCCTGGAGTTGGTCCTGAGCATAGCTATCTGAAAGACTTGGGACGTGCTGAGTACTTCAGTGTTACTGATGAAGAGGCTTTGGAAG CGTTCAAGAGATTATCCCGACTAGAAGGCATTATCCCTGCTCTGGAGACGTCTCATGCACTGGCCTATCTGGAGCAGCTGTGTCCAACTCTCCCAAATGGCACTAAGGTGGTTCTCAATTGCAGTGGCAGAGGGGACAAGGATGTACATACAGCAATCAAGCATTTGAAGATGTGA
- the LOC110801904 gene encoding glucose-6-phosphate/phosphate translocator 1, chloroplastic-like, with amino-acid sequence MMITSVKQTTISFTNPYVLRLKSQLPTPQFVNFSPKICRKSDLLIQKPLQISKFEVKGLGFGNGFLKDRKSVIKCEAYEADRSEPIDDGVVEVPGEAARKVKIGIYFATWWALNVVFNIYNKKVLNAFPYPWLTSTLSLAMGSLIMLVSWGTRVAEAPSTDIDFWKALLPVAVAHTIGHVAATVSMSKVAVSFTHIIKSAEPAFSVLVSRFLLGESFPSGVYLSLVPIIGGCALAAVTELNFNMIGFMGAMISNLAFVFRNIFSKKGMKGKSVSGMNYYACLSILSLALLTPFALAVEGPKMWAVGWEKAVSQIGPNFIWWVVAQSVFYHLYNQVSYMSLDEISPLTFSVGNTMKRISVIVSSIIIFRTPVQPVNALGAAIAILGTFLYSQAKL; translated from the exons ATGATGATAACTAGTGTGAAGCAAACCACCATTTCTTTCACAAATCCCTATGTATTGAGGTTAAAATCTCAATTACCCACACCCcaatttgtcaatttttccCCAAAAATTTGTCGAAAATCCGATCTTTTGATCCAAAAAccccttcaaatttcaaaatttgaggttaaaggtttgggttttggtAATGGGTTTTTAAAAGACAGAAAATCTGTGATCAAGTGTGAAGCATATGAGGCAGATCGGTCTGAACCCATTGATGATGGAGTAGTAGAGGTTCCTGGTGAAGCTGCAAGGAAGGTTAAAATTGGAATTTACTTTGCAACATGGTGGGCTTTGAATGTTGTGTTCAATATTTACAACAAGAAGGTTTTGAATGCCTTCCCTTACCCTTGGCTAACCTCAACTTTGTCCCTTGCTATGGGCTCTTTGATCATGTTGGTATCTTGGGGAACTAGGGTTGCTGAGGCTCCTTCTACTGATATTGATTTCTGGAAAGCCCTTCTCCCT GTTGCCGTGGCACATACAATTGGGCATGTAGCCGCCACCGTCAGCATGTCAAAGGTTGCTGTTTCATTTACACACATTATTAAGAGTGCTGAACCTGCTTTCAGTGTGTTAGTCTCAAGATTCTTGTTGGGCGAGTCATTTCCATCAGGAGTGTACTTGTCACTAGTTCCCATCATTGGAGGTTGTGCGCTTGCAGCTGTCACCGAGCTTAACTTCAACATGATTG GTTTTATGGGCGCGATGATATCAAATTTGGCGTTTGTTTTCCGCAACATATTTTCAAAGAAAGGCATGAAAGGGAAGTCGGTTAGTGGGATGAACTACTATGCTTGTTTATCAATTCTGTCTCTCGCACTTCTCACCCCATTTGCACTCGCTGTGGAGGGTCCCAAGATGTGGGCAGTTGGATGGGAAAAGGCAGTTTCTCAAATTGGACCCAACTTTATTTG GTGGGTAGTCGCCCAGAGTGTATTTTATCACCTCTATAACCAAGTGTCATACATGTCACTAGATGAGATCTCTCCTTTGACGTTTAGCGTAGGGAAcacaatgaaacgtatatctGTCATTGTGTCCTCCATCATTATTTTCCGAACTCCTGTTCAGCCAGTAAATGCACTTGGAGCTGCCATTGCAATCCTCGGGACCTTCTTGTATTCTCAG GCTAAGCTGTAA
- the LOC130459590 gene encoding uncharacterized protein, which yields MEDHLKQLEERLHEQSVRVETQSAQILDQSRKIDDMLAVMMEMKNQWKDSTPTGSRSGGNHETNSLQKSLGYNPKLSFPKFDGTNCRIWIRKCSKYFNLCKIADDQKVDLASLNMTHKAESWVSSYLSARGHVEWHEFCLDLAARFKDTRGTNSVEKFNKLTQTDSIETYLDEFEDLKSGVLQTHHNLPEEFILDSFIGGLDPVVKPFVKAFKPNTIAEAVEFARLQEEQNLALNQKPAKTHSYSQNYKAIQAVPLNVSKPALLPTPSTKPIPLPITKFHNRPNRNFRHVPADVRAEKIAKVLCYYCDQHYDRNHKCQFKEPRLFTVEIAGSSEDKADSNSDLEAETDEDEDVNEPVLSLNALSGNQNF from the coding sequence ATGGAGGATCACTTGAAGCAGCTTGAGGAAAGATTACATGAGCAGTCTGTAAGGGTGGAAACACAATCTGCACAGATTCTGGATCAATCAAGAAAGATTGATGACATGCTAGCTGTGATGATGGAAATGAAGAATCAATGGAAGGATTCAACTCCTACAGGTTCTAGGAGTGGAggtaatcatgaaactaattcattACAGAAATCTTTAGGATATAATCCAAAGTTGTCATTTCCTAAATTTGATGGTACTAATTGCAGAATCTGGATTAGAAAATGTAGCAAGTACTTTAACTTGTGTAAAATTGCTGATGATCAAAAGGTTGATTTAGCTTCTTTAAACATGACTCATAAGGCTGAGAGTTGGGTTAGTAGTTATTTGTCTGCTAGAGGACATGTGGAATGGCATGAATTTTGTCTTGACTTGGCTGCTAGATTTAAAGATACTAGGGGTACCAATTCTGTAGAAAAGTTTAATAAGTTGACACAAACTGATTCAATTGAGACATATCTGGATGagtttgaagatttgaaatcTGGTGTACTGCAAACCCATCACAATTTGCCTGAAGAGTTCATATTAGATAGCTTTATTGGGGGTCTTGATCCAGTAGTGAAACCCTTTGTGAAAGCTTTCAAACCTAATACTATAGCTGAGGCTGTGGAGTTTGCAAGATTACAGGAAGAACAGAATTtagctttaaaccaaaaaccagCCAAAACACATTCATACTCACAAAATTACAAAGCCATACAAGCTGTCCCTTTGAATGTCAGTAAACCAGCCTTGTTACCCACTCCATCTACAAAACCTATCCCACTACCCATCACTAAGTTTCACAATAGACCAAACAGAAATTTTAGACATGTACCTGCTGATGTGAGGGCTGAGAAAATAGCAAAAGTCCTTTGTTACTACTGTGATCAGCATTATGATAGGAATCATAAATGTCAATTCAAGGAACCACGACTATTTACTGTGGAGATTGCTGGCAGTAGTGAGGATAAAGCAGATAGCAATAGTGATCTAGAAGCTGAAACAGATGAAGATGAGGATGTGAATGAACCAGTTCTGTCACTGAATGCACTATCAGGAAACCAAAACTTTTAA